One Neisseria sicca genomic region harbors:
- the purB gene encoding adenylosuccinate lyase gives MINPIAALSPLDGRYAKSVEALRPIFSEYGLMRARVKVELSWLKALAAEPKITEIPAFSDFTLAEIDKVIENFSLEDAAAVKAIEATTNHDVKAIEYWLKERFAGVPEVAAASEFIHFACTSEDINNLSHALMLQEARETVILPKLAEIIEKLTGMAHDLAAVPMMSRTHGQPATPTTLGKETANIVYRLQRQFKNLQAQEFLGKINGAVGNYNAHMVAYPDVDWETHCRNFVEISLGLTFNPYTIQIEPHDYMAEFFQTLSRINTILIDFNRDVWGYISLGYFKQKVKAGEVGSSTMPHKVNPIDFENSEGNLGMANAVLGFLSEKLPISRWQRDLTDSTVLRNMGVGVGYAVLGFAAHLRGLNKLEPNPAALAADLDATWELLAEPIQTVMRRHGVANPYEKLKDLTRGKGGITPEVLKVFIESLEIPAEAKSQLLALTPALYIGKAEELAKRI, from the coding sequence ATGATCAACCCTATCGCTGCACTTTCCCCCCTAGACGGCCGCTACGCCAAATCCGTTGAAGCATTGCGTCCGATTTTCTCCGAATACGGCCTAATGAGGGCGCGCGTCAAAGTCGAATTGAGCTGGCTAAAAGCCCTCGCCGCCGAACCGAAAATCACCGAAATTCCCGCCTTCAGCGATTTCACGCTTGCCGAAATCGACAAAGTCATCGAAAACTTTTCATTGGAAGACGCAGCCGCCGTCAAAGCCATTGAAGCGACCACCAATCATGATGTCAAAGCCATCGAATACTGGCTCAAAGAACGCTTCGCCGGCGTACCCGAAGTCGCCGCCGCCAGCGAGTTTATCCACTTCGCCTGCACCAGCGAAGACATCAACAACCTGTCCCACGCCCTGATGCTGCAAGAAGCACGCGAAACCGTCATCCTGCCGAAACTTGCCGAAATCATCGAAAAACTCACCGGCATGGCGCACGATCTTGCCGCCGTCCCCATGATGAGCCGTACCCACGGCCAGCCCGCCACGCCGACCACCTTGGGCAAAGAAACCGCCAACATCGTGTACCGCCTGCAACGCCAGTTCAAAAACCTTCAGGCGCAAGAATTCCTCGGCAAAATCAACGGCGCGGTCGGCAACTACAATGCCCACATGGTCGCCTATCCCGACGTAGATTGGGAAACCCACTGCCGCAACTTTGTCGAAATCAGCCTCGGCCTGACCTTCAACCCCTACACCATCCAAATCGAGCCGCACGACTACATGGCTGAATTCTTCCAAACCCTCAGCCGCATCAACACCATCCTGATCGACTTCAACCGCGACGTTTGGGGTTATATTTCATTGGGTTACTTCAAACAAAAAGTCAAAGCGGGCGAAGTCGGCTCTTCCACCATGCCGCACAAAGTCAACCCCATCGACTTTGAAAACTCCGAAGGCAACCTCGGCATGGCAAACGCCGTATTGGGCTTTTTATCTGAAAAACTGCCCATCTCCCGCTGGCAGCGCGACCTGACCGACAGCACCGTCCTGCGCAATATGGGCGTAGGCGTAGGCTATGCCGTGTTGGGTTTCGCCGCCCACCTGCGCGGCCTGAACAAGCTCGAACCCAACCCCGCCGCGCTGGCCGCCGATTTGGATGCCACTTGGGAGCTGCTCGCCGAACCGATTCAAACCGTGATGCGCCGCCACGGTGTTGCCAATCCTTACGAAAAACTGAAAGACCTGACGCGCGGCAAAGGCGGCATCACGCCCGAAGTGCTGAAAGTCTTCATCGAATCGCTGGAAATCCCCGCCGAAGCCAAATCCCAACTGCTCGCCCTGACCCCCGCGCTCTACATCGGCAAGGCAGAAGAATTGGCGAAACGGATTTGA
- a CDS encoding YdcF family protein, with protein sequence MFKKALVFILVLFFTAALLPLWIMWRDFQVSRLDADTVRPADAAVVLSTRSYEGGRLNPCLVARVEAAVELYRAGKVKKLVMSGGLSRDFQSASGNMQAIAEKMGVSKEDIIQERRAENTFENIVFSRDFIENSPRVVIVSAGFHLARAQMMADRQWQGHDIQVYAAPFCSEPYGGYGFTVLRESAAFVKNALKGRL encoded by the coding sequence ATGTTCAAAAAAGCCCTTGTTTTTATATTGGTTTTATTCTTTACCGCCGCGCTTTTGCCGCTGTGGATTATGTGGCGCGATTTTCAGGTGTCGCGCTTGGATGCGGATACGGTGCGTCCGGCGGATGCTGCGGTTGTGCTTTCGACCCGTTCTTATGAAGGGGGTCGTCTGAATCCTTGTTTGGTGGCGCGCGTTGAAGCGGCTGTCGAGCTGTATCGTGCCGGCAAGGTGAAGAAGCTGGTGATGTCGGGCGGACTCAGCCGCGATTTTCAGTCTGCTTCGGGCAATATGCAGGCGATTGCGGAGAAGATGGGGGTGTCGAAAGAAGACATTATCCAAGAGCGGCGGGCGGAAAATACGTTTGAGAACATTGTGTTCAGCCGCGATTTTATTGAAAACAGCCCGCGTGTCGTCATTGTCAGCGCCGGTTTTCATTTGGCGCGGGCGCAGATGATGGCGGACAGGCAATGGCAGGGACACGATATTCAGGTGTATGCCGCGCCGTTTTGTTCCGAACCTTACGGCGGCTATGGTTTCACGGTATTGCGCGAGTCGGCGGCGTTTGTCAAAAACGCTTTGAAGGGCAGGTTGTAG
- the glmS gene encoding glutamine--fructose-6-phosphate transaminase (isomerizing), with product MCGIVGAIRANHNVVDFLTDGLKRLEYRGYDSSGIAVNMDGKIKRVRRVGRVQLMEDAAREKGVFGHIGIGHTRWATHGGVTEPNAHPHISGGMIAVVHNGIIENFEAERERLQSLGYTFESQTDTEVIAHSVNHEYTQNGGKLFEAVRAATARFHGAYAIAVMAQDKPEEMVVARMGCPLLVALGDQETFIASDVSAVIAFTRRIAYLEDGDIALLSANGIDKLIDKTGAETQRTVKVSELSLASLELGPYSHFMQKEIHEQPRAIADTAEVFLDGGFEPENFGAKAREVFDDIHSIKILACGTSYYAALTAKYWLESIAKMPTDVEIASEYRYRDVIADPKQLIITISQSGETLDTMEALKYAKSLGHKHSLSICNVMESALPRESELVLYTRAGAEIGVASTKAFTTQLVVLFGLAVTLGKQRGLVSAEKAREYVEELRQLPGSIQHVLNLEPQIAAWAQKFAKKNSALFLGRGIHFPIALEGALKLKEITYIHAEAYPAGELKHGPLALVDENMPVVVIAPNDGLLDKVKANMQEVGARGGELFVFADLDSNFNATDGVHVIRAPRHVGVLSPIVHTIPVQLLSYHAALARGTDVDKPRNLAKSVTVE from the coding sequence ATGTGCGGTATCGTCGGCGCCATCCGCGCCAATCACAATGTAGTCGATTTTCTGACCGACGGTCTCAAACGCCTTGAATATCGGGGCTACGACTCGTCGGGTATCGCCGTGAACATGGACGGCAAAATCAAGCGTGTGCGCCGTGTCGGCCGCGTGCAGCTGATGGAGGACGCCGCGCGCGAAAAAGGCGTGTTCGGCCATATCGGCATCGGCCATACCCGCTGGGCGACCCACGGCGGCGTAACCGAACCCAACGCCCACCCCCACATCTCCGGCGGCATGATTGCCGTCGTCCACAACGGCATCATCGAAAACTTCGAAGCCGAACGCGAACGCCTCCAATCCTTAGGCTACACCTTCGAATCGCAAACCGACACCGAAGTCATCGCCCACAGCGTCAATCACGAATACACCCAAAACGGCGGCAAACTGTTTGAAGCCGTCCGCGCTGCCACCGCCCGTTTCCACGGCGCATACGCCATCGCCGTGATGGCGCAGGACAAACCCGAAGAAATGGTGGTCGCACGCATGGGCTGCCCACTCTTGGTGGCATTGGGCGACCAAGAAACCTTCATTGCCTCCGACGTATCCGCCGTCATCGCCTTCACCCGCCGCATCGCCTATTTGGAAGACGGCGACATCGCCCTTCTAAGCGCAAACGGCATCGACAAACTCATTGACAAAACCGGTGCTGAAACCCAACGCACCGTCAAAGTATCCGAGTTGTCGCTCGCTTCGCTGGAATTGGGTCCATACAGCCACTTCATGCAAAAGGAAATCCACGAACAACCGCGCGCCATCGCCGATACCGCCGAAGTCTTCCTTGACGGCGGCTTCGAACCCGAAAACTTCGGTGCAAAGGCACGCGAAGTGTTCGACGACATCCACAGCATCAAAATCCTTGCCTGCGGCACGTCCTACTACGCCGCGCTGACCGCCAAATACTGGCTCGAATCCATTGCCAAAATGCCGACCGATGTCGAAATCGCCAGCGAATACCGCTACCGCGACGTGATTGCCGATCCGAAACAACTGATCATCACCATCTCCCAATCCGGCGAAACCTTGGACACGATGGAAGCCCTGAAATACGCGAAATCCTTAGGGCACAAACACAGCCTGTCCATCTGCAACGTCATGGAATCCGCCCTACCGCGCGAAAGCGAATTGGTACTGTACACCCGCGCCGGTGCAGAAATCGGCGTCGCTTCTACCAAAGCGTTCACCACGCAACTGGTTGTATTGTTCGGCTTGGCGGTAACGCTGGGCAAACAGCGCGGTTTGGTTTCCGCCGAAAAAGCGCGCGAATACGTCGAAGAACTGCGCCAACTGCCCGGCAGCATCCAACACGTTCTCAACCTTGAGCCGCAAATCGCCGCATGGGCGCAAAAATTCGCCAAGAAAAACAGCGCACTGTTTTTAGGCCGCGGCATCCACTTCCCGATTGCCCTCGAAGGCGCGCTGAAGCTGAAAGAAATCACCTACATCCACGCCGAAGCCTATCCCGCAGGCGAATTGAAACACGGCCCGCTGGCATTGGTGGACGAAAACATGCCCGTCGTCGTCATCGCGCCGAACGACGGCTTGTTGGACAAAGTCAAAGCCAATATGCAGGAAGTCGGCGCACGCGGCGGCGAACTCTTCGTCTTTGCCGATTTGGACAGCAATTTCAACGCCACCGACGGCGTGCACGTCATCCGCGCCCCGCGCCACGTCGGCGTACTCTCGCCGATCGTGCACACCATCCCCGTGCAGCTCTTGTCCTACCACGCCGCCCTCGCACGCGGTACGGACGTGGACAAACCGCGCAATCTGGCGAAATCGGTTACGGTTGAATAA